In Manis pentadactyla isolate mManPen7 chromosome 3, mManPen7.hap1, whole genome shotgun sequence, a single window of DNA contains:
- the SWI5 gene encoding DNA repair protein SWI5 homolog, producing AAEWAWPKLSHPIGYGKIKGKGRGQNTLSQEDGCNESCACNRWLRPSRGVGAGPEFSGCARSSRFARSWSPLQDSSYLEDLRGCSLAPALDPPALQTPPRRGPRTPGLRRTQPGPSKSLRGAFRSPRPSPKSGQADGASEDSLHLDIQKLKEKRAMLDKEIAQLLSEGYSVDELEDHIAQLHEYNDIKDVGQMLLGKLAMIRGVTTRELYPEFDLDMND from the exons GCAGCGGAGTGGGCGTGGCCTAAGTTATCACATCCCATTGGCTATGGAAAGATCAAAGGGAAAGGGCGTGGTCAGAACACCCTCAGCCAGGAGGACGGGTGCAATGAAAGCTGCGCGTGCAACCGCTGGCTCCGCCCATCTCGGGGCGTAGGGGCGGGGCCTGAGTTCTCAGGGTGCGCGCGCAGCTCACGGTTTGCCCGTTCCTGGTCTCCATTGCAGGATTCCAGTTACCTGGAGGACTTGAGAGGCTGCTCTCTCGCCCCCGCCCTGGACCCTCCGGCGCTGCAGACTCCCCCGAGACGGGGGCCCCGGACCCCAGGGCTCAGGAG GACTCAACCAGGACCTTCCAAAAGTCTCCGCGGGGCCTTCCGATCCCCT CGGCCATCTCCCAAGTCTGGTCAGGCCGATGGGGCCAGCGAGGATTCTCTGCACCTTGATAttcagaaactgaaggagaagagGGCCATGCTGGACAAGGAGATCGCCCAGTTACTGTCTGA AGGCTACAGTGTAGATGAACTGGAGGACCATATCGCACAGCTGCACGAGTATAATGACATTAAGGATGTGGGCCAGATGCTGCTGGGAAAACTCG cCATGATCCGAGGTGTCACCACCAGAGAGTTGTATCCAGAATTTGACCTGGACATGAATGACTGA